A genomic region of Chryseobacterium sp. KACC 21268 contains the following coding sequences:
- the aat gene encoding leucyl/phenylalanyl-tRNA--protein transferase, giving the protein MFRLDPEDISFPDPELYDPDGGLMAIGGDLKPERLWFAYQLGLFPWYNEGEEILWWCSDPRFVLFPNDIKISKSMKKILRDDVFQFTENQCFEDVMRNCKMAERKDQDGTWINEELIQSFVKLHKFGKAKSFEVWQNGELVGGFYGIQVGNVFCGESMFSKVSNASKAGFIHFTTKYQNEWELIDCQIHSEHLESLGAKMIPKIDYLKILKQQIS; this is encoded by the coding sequence ATGTTTCGCTTAGACCCAGAAGATATTTCTTTTCCAGACCCGGAACTTTACGACCCAGATGGCGGACTAATGGCCATTGGTGGCGATTTGAAACCGGAAAGACTTTGGTTTGCCTATCAATTGGGTCTTTTTCCTTGGTACAACGAAGGCGAAGAAATCCTTTGGTGGTGTTCGGACCCGAGATTTGTGTTGTTCCCGAATGATATCAAAATCTCAAAATCGATGAAGAAAATCTTGCGAGACGATGTTTTTCAATTTACGGAAAACCAATGTTTCGAAGATGTGATGAGAAATTGTAAAATGGCGGAACGAAAAGACCAAGATGGAACGTGGATTAACGAAGAACTCATACAATCATTTGTGAAACTTCACAAATTTGGGAAAGCGAAAAGTTTTGAAGTTTGGCAGAATGGCGAATTGGTTGGTGGTTTCTACGGCATCCAGGTCGGGAATGTCTTTTGTGGCGAAAGTATGTTTTCCAAAGTTTCCAACGCCTCCAAAGCTGGATTTATACATTTCACAACAAAATATCAAAATGAATGGGAACTTATTGATTGCCAAATCCATTCTGAACATTTGGAA